One genomic region from Chrysemys picta bellii isolate R12L10 chromosome 18, ASM1138683v2, whole genome shotgun sequence encodes:
- the POMT1 gene encoding protein O-mannosyl-transferase 1 isoform X8 → MLGFLKQPVVVTAEINVNLVALTVMGLVNRLWALSYPRAVVFDEVYYGQFVSLYMKRIFFVDDSGPPFGHMLLAFGGYLGGFDGNFLWNRIGAEYNMNVPIWSLRLLPALTGALCVPLAYQILVELHFSHCAAFGAALLILFENSLITQSRLMLLESVLIFFILLAILSYLKFYNLQKCSPFTAGWWFWLLLTGVACSCAVGVKYMGLFTYMLLLAIAGVHSWHLIGDQTLSNVSVLCHLLARGLALVVVPVAMYLFFFYVHLTLLYRSGPHDQIMTSAFQASLEGGLARITHGQPLEVAYGSQITLRNVLGKPMPCWLHSHKSTYPIRYENGRGSSHQQQVTCYPFKDVNNWWIVKDPGMQQLVVSNPPRPVRHGHIVQLVHGITTRYLNTHDVAAPLSPHSQEISCYIDYNISMPAQNLWRVTIPLLQEIVNRELDTDVWKTILSEVRFVHVNTSAVLKLSGASLPEWGYRQLEIIGEKLSKGYHQSMLWNVEEHRYGKSQEQKEREVELHSPTQADISKNLSFMARFTELQWKILTLKNEDTEHKYSSSPLDWITMDTNIAYWFHPISGAQIHLIGNVLTWASANVATLVYVCLFLWYLLRRRRKICDIPEDAWRLWVSAGGLCVGGWAVNYLPFFMMEKTLFLYHYLPALTFQILLIPVVLQHLTDHLCRSQLPKNAFSALMVAWFSSIYLVYRTFSPLTYGEPTLSAAELRALRWKDSWDILIRKH, encoded by the exons ATGTTGGGATTCCTGAAGCAGCCTGTTGTGGTCACTGCAGAGATCAATGTGAATCTGGTGGCTCTGACTGTGATGGGATTAGTAAACCGGCTCTGGGCACTCTCCTACCCACGGGCTGTGGT ttttgatgaagtTTACTATGGCCAGTTTGTGTCTCTGTACATGAAGCGGATCTTTTTTGTGGATGACAGTGGCCCGCCATTTGGCCACATGCTGCTAGCTTTTGGAG GTTACTTAGGAGGCTTTGATGGAAACTTCTTGTGGAACAGAATTGGGGCTG AGTACAATATGAACGTGCCCATTTGGTCCTTGCGACTGCTGCCAGCACTAACTGGTGCCCTGTGTGTGCCTTTAGCGTACCAGATTTTGGTAGAGCTGCACTTCTCCCATTGTGCTGCGTTTGGAGCTGCCCTCCTGATTCTCTTCG AGAACTCTCTGATCACTCAATCCAGGCTGATGCTCTTGGAATCAGTACTAATCTTTTTTATCCTGCTGGCAATTTTGTCCTACCTGAAGTTCTACAATTTACAGAAGTGCAG CCCCTTCACTGCAGGCTGGTGGTTTTGGCTTTTATTGACTGGAGTTGCTTGTTCCTGTGCAGTTGG GGTAAAATACATGGGGCTTTTCACCTACATGCTGCTCTTGGCCATCGCTGGAGTCCACTCCTGGCACTTGATAGGAGACCAGACCTTGTCAAAT GTTTCTGTGTTGTGCCATTTGCTGGCGAGGGGACTAGCTCTAGTAGTCGTCCCAGTAGCAATGTACCTGTTTTTCTTCTACGTTCACTTGACTTTGCTCTACCGCTCAGGACCTCATGACCAGATTATGACCAGTGCTTTCCAGGCCAGCTTGGAG GGCGGGCTAGCTCGGATCACACACGGCCAGCCCCTTGAGGTAGCCTATGGCTCCCAGATTACCCTGCGGAATGTTTTAGGCAAACCCATGCCATGCTGGCTCCATTCTCACAAGAGCACTTATCCCATCAG GTACGAGAATGGCCGAGGCAGCTCCCACCAACAGCAGGTGACTTGTTACCCCTTCAAGGATGTCAATAACTGGTGGATTGTTAAGGATCCTGGGAT GCAGCAGCTGGTGGTGAGTAACCCACCACGTCCCGTCCGACATGGGCATATTGTGCAACTGGTCCACGGCATCACAACTCGTTACCTCAACAC ACATGATGTTGCTGCACCTCTGAGCCCACACTCCCAGGAAATCTCCTGTTACATTGATTATAACATCTCCATGCCAGCACAGAACCTCTGGAGAGTG ACCATCCCTCTCTTGCAGGAAATTGTAAATCGGGAATTGGACACAGATGTGTGGAAGACCATTTTATCTGAAGTAAGGTTTGTCCATGTGAATACCTCAGCAGTGCTGAAG ctcAGTGGTGCATCTCTACCTGAGTGGGGCTACCGGCAGCTGGAGATCATTGGGGAGAAGTTGTCCAAAGGGTATCACCAGAGCATGCTGTGGAATGTGGAGGAGCACAGATACGGGAAAA GCCAAGAGCAGAAGGAGCGGGAAGTGGAGCTGCACTCACCCACACAGGCTGACATCAGCAAAAACCTCAGTTTCATGGCCAGATTCACAGAACTGCAG TGGAAGATACTAACATTGAAAAATGAAGACACAGAACATAAGTACAGCTCTTCCCCCCTAGACTGGATCACTATGGATACAAACATCGCTTACTGGTTCCACCCTATCTCTGGT GCTCAGATCCACCTCATTGGGAACGTTCTCACCTGGGCTTCAGCTAATGTCGCAACTCTTGTATACGTGTGTCTGTTCCTGTGGTATTTGCTTCGACGACGGAGGAAGATTTGTGACATCCCTGAAG ATGCATGGAGGCTCTGGGTATCAGCTGGAGGACTCTGCGTGGGAGGCTGGGCTGTGAATTACCTCCCCTTTTTCATGATGGAGAAGACACTTTTCCTGTACCACTACCTGCCTGCTCTCACTTTCCAAATTCTCCTGATTCCTGTTGTACTGCAGCATCTGACCGATCATCTCTGCAG atcccAACTCCCTAAGAACGCGTTCAGTGCCTTGATGGTAGCCTGGTTCTCCTCCATTTACCTGGTCTATCGCACCTTCAGCCCACTGACATATGGGGAGCCTACCCTCTCAGCAGCTGAACTCAGGGCCCTGCGCTGGAAGGACAGCTGGGACATCTTGATCCGCAAACATTAG
- the POMT1 gene encoding protein O-mannosyl-transferase 1 isoform X6, protein MLGFLKQPVVVTAEINVNLVALTVMGLVNRLWALSYPRAVVFDEVYYGQFVSLYMKRIFFVDDSGPPFGHMLLAFGGYLGGFDGNFLWNRIGAEYNMNVPIWSLRLLPALTGALCVPLAYQILVELHFSHCAAFGAALLILFENSLITQSRLMLLESVLIFFILLAILSYLKFYNLQKCSPFTAGWWFWLLLTGVACSCAVGVKYMGLFTYMLLLAIAGVHSWHLIGDQTLSNVSVLCHLLARGLALVVVPVAMYLFFFYVHLTLLYRSGPHDQIMTSAFQASLEGGLARITHGQPLEVAYGSQITLRNVLGKPMPCWLHSHKSTYPIRYENGRGSSHQQQVTCYPFKDVNNWWIVKDPGMQQLVVSNPPRPVRHGHIVQLVHGITTRYLNTHDVAAPLSPHSQEISCYIDYNISMPAQNLWRVTIPLLQEIVNRELDTDVWKTILSEVRFVHVNTSAVLKLSGASLPEWGYRQLEIIGEKLSKGYHQSMLWNVEEHRYGKSQEQKEREVELHSPTQADISKNLSFMARFTELQWKILTLKNEDTEHKYSSSPLDWITMDTNIAYWFHPISGAQIHLIGNVLTWASANVATLVYVCLFLWYLLRRRRKICDIPEDAWRLWVSAGGLCVGGWAVNYLPFFMMEKTLFLYHYLPALTFQILLIPVVLQHLTDHLCRYPGHPTGCSAVLISGDEGSEMMGFIVPAAALTSGTLHYVPSVVTLPCLPEGHGENYSVNACTEPGKVNCSPV, encoded by the exons ATGTTGGGATTCCTGAAGCAGCCTGTTGTGGTCACTGCAGAGATCAATGTGAATCTGGTGGCTCTGACTGTGATGGGATTAGTAAACCGGCTCTGGGCACTCTCCTACCCACGGGCTGTGGT ttttgatgaagtTTACTATGGCCAGTTTGTGTCTCTGTACATGAAGCGGATCTTTTTTGTGGATGACAGTGGCCCGCCATTTGGCCACATGCTGCTAGCTTTTGGAG GTTACTTAGGAGGCTTTGATGGAAACTTCTTGTGGAACAGAATTGGGGCTG AGTACAATATGAACGTGCCCATTTGGTCCTTGCGACTGCTGCCAGCACTAACTGGTGCCCTGTGTGTGCCTTTAGCGTACCAGATTTTGGTAGAGCTGCACTTCTCCCATTGTGCTGCGTTTGGAGCTGCCCTCCTGATTCTCTTCG AGAACTCTCTGATCACTCAATCCAGGCTGATGCTCTTGGAATCAGTACTAATCTTTTTTATCCTGCTGGCAATTTTGTCCTACCTGAAGTTCTACAATTTACAGAAGTGCAG CCCCTTCACTGCAGGCTGGTGGTTTTGGCTTTTATTGACTGGAGTTGCTTGTTCCTGTGCAGTTGG GGTAAAATACATGGGGCTTTTCACCTACATGCTGCTCTTGGCCATCGCTGGAGTCCACTCCTGGCACTTGATAGGAGACCAGACCTTGTCAAAT GTTTCTGTGTTGTGCCATTTGCTGGCGAGGGGACTAGCTCTAGTAGTCGTCCCAGTAGCAATGTACCTGTTTTTCTTCTACGTTCACTTGACTTTGCTCTACCGCTCAGGACCTCATGACCAGATTATGACCAGTGCTTTCCAGGCCAGCTTGGAG GGCGGGCTAGCTCGGATCACACACGGCCAGCCCCTTGAGGTAGCCTATGGCTCCCAGATTACCCTGCGGAATGTTTTAGGCAAACCCATGCCATGCTGGCTCCATTCTCACAAGAGCACTTATCCCATCAG GTACGAGAATGGCCGAGGCAGCTCCCACCAACAGCAGGTGACTTGTTACCCCTTCAAGGATGTCAATAACTGGTGGATTGTTAAGGATCCTGGGAT GCAGCAGCTGGTGGTGAGTAACCCACCACGTCCCGTCCGACATGGGCATATTGTGCAACTGGTCCACGGCATCACAACTCGTTACCTCAACAC ACATGATGTTGCTGCACCTCTGAGCCCACACTCCCAGGAAATCTCCTGTTACATTGATTATAACATCTCCATGCCAGCACAGAACCTCTGGAGAGTG ACCATCCCTCTCTTGCAGGAAATTGTAAATCGGGAATTGGACACAGATGTGTGGAAGACCATTTTATCTGAAGTAAGGTTTGTCCATGTGAATACCTCAGCAGTGCTGAAG ctcAGTGGTGCATCTCTACCTGAGTGGGGCTACCGGCAGCTGGAGATCATTGGGGAGAAGTTGTCCAAAGGGTATCACCAGAGCATGCTGTGGAATGTGGAGGAGCACAGATACGGGAAAA GCCAAGAGCAGAAGGAGCGGGAAGTGGAGCTGCACTCACCCACACAGGCTGACATCAGCAAAAACCTCAGTTTCATGGCCAGATTCACAGAACTGCAG TGGAAGATACTAACATTGAAAAATGAAGACACAGAACATAAGTACAGCTCTTCCCCCCTAGACTGGATCACTATGGATACAAACATCGCTTACTGGTTCCACCCTATCTCTGGT GCTCAGATCCACCTCATTGGGAACGTTCTCACCTGGGCTTCAGCTAATGTCGCAACTCTTGTATACGTGTGTCTGTTCCTGTGGTATTTGCTTCGACGACGGAGGAAGATTTGTGACATCCCTGAAG ATGCATGGAGGCTCTGGGTATCAGCTGGAGGACTCTGCGTGGGAGGCTGGGCTGTGAATTACCTCCCCTTTTTCATGATGGAGAAGACACTTTTCCTGTACCACTACCTGCCTGCTCTCACTTTCCAAATTCTCCTGATTCCTGTTGTACTGCAGCATCTGACCGATCATCTCTGCAGGTACCCAGGACACCCTACAGGGTGTTCTGCAGTTCTAATTAGTGGGGATGAAGGTAGTGAAATGATGGGGTTCATAGTCCCAGCTGCAGCACTGACTTCAGGCACGTTGCATTATGTCCCATCTGTAGTAacgctgccctgcctcccagagggGCATGGGGAGAATTACTCAGTTAATGCTTGTACAGAGCCAGGCAAGGTAAATTGCAGCCCTGTTTAG